ATCAACGAGGTCGGCGTGCGTGGGAGCGCCGGCGGGGGAAGCGGCGATTCGTCGCGGTCCAATGGTGGCGGCGGCATGAACGGCAGCCCATCGCGATCCTCCCGATCCAACAGCGGATCGCGCTTGCCTGGCGGGGCTTCCTCTTGCGGATTCGGCTTCACCAGAACGACATTCGATTTGGCGGAATTGCCGGCCGCATCTCGGACTAATGTGCGGGCTTCCATTGGACGTTGCACTCCCGTCCAGGCAAACGAATCGCTCGCGTTGAATTTCTGCGGAATCTCGCTCCATTCCGATTGGCCAAGATAGCGACATTGCAGGGTGACTTTCAGCGGCCCATCCGAATCATCCCGAGCTTCCCACATCACCATCGCTTTGCTCGGCGCGGAGTGCCGAAACTCCATGACGATGGACGGGGCATGCGTATCGACCCGAACCCGCATGCTGGCACGCAGTTCGGAGATTTTCGGATAGGTCTTTTCCGGCGTCACCACTTGAACGGCATAATCAAACGTGCCATCGTGCGGCACTTTCACTCGAAAATGGCGATCTTCCGCAGTTGCCGTCGCCACTTTGACCCACGGAAGATCGTGATGCGACATCCACAGCAGATATTTCGTCTTCGGGGATTGTTCCACGAGTTGTTGGAACGGCAAATGGAATACACGGGTCTGGATGAATCGCGGGGTGAGCGCGGAGTCCTCGGCCACGACTCGTGGCGACATTCCCAATAGGATGAGCAATACCCACCAACCCGATTTCATGGCAACCCCTTCGTTGTGGTGCGGCAGAATTGTCGGCTGATTCTTGGACGCTATCTTCAGATTCGACGGGGGGCGGAACTTGCTCGATTGGAAGGGGGAATTGATCGCGAAAAGCGTGAGACGAATGGATGATTCTACCGGTTTTAACTGTCCACACGAACGCCGCGATTGCGGAGCCGTTCCAGGACCGACATGCCAATCTGACGTAAGCCGTTGTCCCGCAGGTACAATTCTCGCAATCGCGGCAAATACGAGGAGACGCTGAACGCGATTGCGCCCACGTCGCCGATGGCGTTATTGCTCAGTCGCAGCCATTCGAGTCGTTGCAATCGCGGGGATCGAGTCAGGGCCACCGCGCCGCTCGCCCCCAGCGCGTTATCCTTGAAGTCCAGTCGGATGAGATGATCGGCCAACGGCGAATGGGCAATGAGCCGAGCGGCGGCACCCGTGAGCAGATTCCGGCAGAGCACCCATTCGGTCAGGCGCGGTCGGGTCGGCGATGCCAGCCAGCGCTCGATGCCACGATCGGTGATGCCGTTATCGGTAATGTCCAACCCGTCCAAATAACTCAGACTTTCCAGTTGGCCCAATCGCTGCAAGCCATCGTCGGCCAATCCCGATGTTTCGCACGCCAGGAAGAGTAATTGGGTGGCCTCGCCGATCTCCGCGATTTGTTCCAACTGGGGCAGTTCGAGTTTTCCGCAGATGCGCAGGGCCGACAGCCACGGGGTATGCGGTAAGTAGACGACGCCGCGGGTGATCTGAATCCCCAGCCAGCCCGAACGACAGATATTGAACGGTGTCCAACGGGTTTGAACCGATTGCGGAAATGGCATCCACGCGCGGCTGCTCAACGAGAGCCGCATGAGTGCCGCCACCTCGGACTCGCCTTGTTCTTCCAACCAATCGGCGAGGATCAGTCGAATGTCCGGGGACGTGGACAGTCGCTTCGCTTCGGCAAGCAGCGCAAGTCCCACGGGCGATTGGAGGCATGCGGGGGGCATGGTGCCGACTCCCAGAGGACGGGGAATATCGGTGCTTCGGTCATCGTATCATTTTCGCTTGCAAAAGGCGAGAGGAATTCCGATGCCCGCTAATTGGTCGAATGATTGTGAAGTACCGATATCTCAATCACTTCGGGGGGCTGGGCGGAGTGTCGTTGCGGATCAGCTCCAAGGTGGGCGGCGGTTCGATCCCATCAAGCCGGTGATCGGTCCACGATTGTGGCGCCTCAATCGGTTCGATGTGGATGGTGATTTGCAATCGGGGCAGGGCCGTTTGCAGGGCGGCTTCGATCTTCTCGGATAAATCGTGGGCCGAATCGACGGACAGCGCGCCGGGCACCAGCAGGTGAAAATCGCAGAATCGGTCCCGTCCCGCTTGTCGGGTGCGCAGGGCGTGGAATGTGGTGCCAGGGGAGAGGGTGGCTTCAATCACTTGGCGAATGGTGGCGACATCCGCCGGCGGCAAGGCGTGATCCATCAGCCCATCGAACGAGCGACGAATCAATTGGATGCCCGTTTGGATAATCAGTCCGGCCACACCCAACGCCAGCAGCGAATCGAACACCACCCACCCCGTCAGCCAGACGAGGCCGACCCCCAGCACGACTGCGATGGAGGATCGCACATCGGTCAGCAGATGCTCGCCATCCGCTTCCAACACAATGGAATGCTGCTCGCGGCCAACACGCATCAAGTGCCGACCGACCCACCAATTGATCAGCGATGCCAGGCCGGCGAGTAGCGTCCCAAGTCCCAATGTCTGAAGGGGTTGTGGTGTAATGAGTCGCTGGACGGCGTAGCCTCCGATGCCCAGTCCGGCCAGAATAATCAGCACGCCTTCCAGTCCGCTGGAAAAATAGGCGATTTTCTCGTGGCCGTAGGTGTGGGTGGAATCGACAGGGCGAGCGGCGTAGGCGAGTGTCAGAAACGCCGTCACCGCGGCGACGAGATTGACCCCCGATTCGAGCGCATCGGAAAGAAACCCCACCGAGCCGGTGAAGAAATACGCCAGCGATTTGAGCAACATGGTCAGGATTGCGGCGGCGATGGAGAGCCGAATGGCTCGCTGCAACGGATCGTGCGATGCCATGGCGCAAAACTCTCCCCGCGAATGCAATCGGGAAATGCAGATGGAGTCGAAGGTTACGGCGATTCGCTTGCCGATTCATGGGCGACCGGCACCAACGCGATGAGCCATTTTCGCAACAAGCGGGTCAGTTCCTCGGCTTCGCCCGCTTCCCAATTGGGGAGCGATTCCGCCGCCTCGTGAAAACGGGCTTCCGTTGCTTGGTCAATTTTCGCACGTCCCAGCTCGGTAAGCAACACCAACACCCCGCGGCGATCATCCGGCGTGGCTTGGCGTTGAATCAGCCCCGCTTCCTCAAGTCGATCCAAGCGATTGGTCATCCCGCCCGAAGATAGCATGACACTTCGCATGAGTTGCGTGGGAGTCAGGCCGCCCTCGGTGCTGTGGCGTCGCAGCGTGGCGAGGATGTCGAACGTGCCCAGGGTCAACCCGCATTCGGCAAGCACCTGATTGACGCGCTTCTCCAAATGCTGAGCCAGCACGAAGATGCGTCCGACCAGATGCAGGGCGGAGCCATCCAAATCGGGGCGAGCCGATTGCCAATCGGCCATCAGATGATCGACTTGATCGTGTTCCATGTCGAAATCTTAGCCTGAAGAATCTTGCGGTCAAGTATCTTGACAGTGAGAATTCTGCCGGATACCTTAATGACAGCAATGGCGATCTTGCGGAGCAACCCAAGCGAAAGGCACTCTCCCATGCGTGAGATTCGGATCGGCTCGACGGTGGAAGTCGCGGTGGAACGGTCGGACTATCCGCCCGAGAAAATTCAGCAAATTCTGGCGAACGAAACCGTCGCCGTGTTGGGCTATGGCGTGCAAGGCCGTGGCCAATCGCTGAACATGCGGGACAACGGCGTCAAGGTGATCGTCGGCCAACGCAAGGGTGGCAAGGCGTATGACTTGGCCGTTGGCGATGGCTGGGTGCCGGGCGAAACCCTGCTGGATCCGGAAGAAGCCGCCGCCAAGGGCACGATCATCCAGTATCTGCTCTCCGACGCGGGCCAAAAGGAAATGTGGCCCAAGATCAAGCCGCATCTGACCGCGGGCAAGGCGCTGTATTTCTCGCACGGCTTCTCGATCGTCTTCGCCGATCAAACGCACGTCATTCCGCCTGCCGATATCGACGTGATTCTCTGCGCCCCCAAGGGATCGGGCACCACGGTGCGTCGGTTGTTCCTGGAAGGTCGCGGCATCAACTCCAGCTTCGCCATCCATCAAGATGCCACTGGCCGCGCCCGCGAACGCTGCCTAGCGTTGGGCGTCGCCATCGGATCGGGCTACCTGTTTGAAACCACCTTCCGCAAGGAAGTGGTCTCCGACTTGACCGGCGAACGCGGCGTGCTGATGGGCGCCATCTACGGATTGTGGCTGGCCCAATACGAAGTGCTCCGCGAACATGGCCATAGCCCCTCCGAAGCGTTCAACGAAACCGTCGAAGAAGCGACGCAATCGCTGTATCCGCTGATCGCCGAAAAGGGCATGGATTGGATGTACGCCAACTGCTCGACGACCGCTCAACGCGGCGCGCTCGACTGGTTCAAGAAGTTCGCCGCCGCGTCCAAGCCGGTGTTCGAAGAGTTGTACGAATCGGTTGCCAACGGCACGGAAACCCGCCGCACGTTGGAAGCCAACAGCCGACCGGACTACCGGGAAACGCTGGAAAAGGAACTGAAGGAAATCGCCGATAGCGAAATGTGGCAAGCCGGCATCCAAGTCCGTGCCCTTCGCCCCGAGCGCCAAGGCAAGGCCGACTAAGCCCATCGGGGAATTCCACCCCGTGGGATGACTCGGATTCGATCGAGTCAATCAGAAACCCGCCGCATGATGGGCGACCGCCGACCGGAAATGCTCCGGCCCGGCAGTCCCCCGATCACGCGGCGGGTTTGTGTTTTCGACGCAATGTTCCCTGGCGGAATCCAACCCGTGTTGGGGCGGATTCGCCGCTCAATTCGCAACCGGCTGCGTGAGAATGTAGCCCCGCAGTTTCCCCGCCGCGACGAGCCGATTATGCCACGGCGTCACCAGGGGCGATTCCAGCGCATCATCCGGCACCACCAGATAAATCGCATCGCTTCGCGGGGCCCAATCCAACACCGCATCCAATGGCGAATCGACAAGCAGCCAGTCATACCGACGGCCGAGCGGTTCATGAATCGTCGCAAACGCATCCGCCGGTGTGCTGGTCGTGAATCGGCCCGTGGGCAGCAGATGCAAGTGCGGTTGCAGCGTGGGATGCAGCGACCAGTTGAACGGCAGCGATTGGCCGATGAGGTCCGCCAGCCCTGGCTCGGTCGCGCAGCCCAGTGCGGCCGCCAACGCGGGATTCTGCGTGTGCCCTTCGATGGCCAGCACCCGTTGCGGGGAGCGGGCCAGCGCCACGGCCAGATTCATTAGCACGCTGGAGGTGCCGCAGCCACGCATTGGCGAGGCAAATACCACCGTGCGGGGTGAGTGCATGCCGAGTTGCTGTTCGATTTCTCGAGACAGCGCGACATATTCCCGGCTAATCGCGTGATCCGGCTCGTGATACGTCACCACCTGCGGCGAAATGCCAATCTCGCGAGTGGGCTGACGGCGCAGATGCTCCGGTAACGCGCGAAAGCGGATGGTGAACAGCTTTCGCATGGGCAAAGTCGGTCGCTCGGTCGGCTCGCCCCGACTTTTGATTGCCATAGCAGGCAGAGTCGGCAGCAGTGTCGGCAAACCGTGTTTCGCGTTCATCGCAACGGGCGACGAAATCGGGGCCGCAGCAGGAGCCGCAGCCGGAATCGGGGCGATCGGCGCAACTGGCTTGCTGATCGGCATCATCGATGGCGGCAGATGGAAGATGGTCCCACCGGTGGATGCGGAGCCGATTTCGATATACGGCACATCGTCTTCCTCACGTTTGGGCGTGGGAAGTGTGCTGGGGGTGGCTTCGCGTGATGGCGGCGGCGTGGCCGGCGTCAGCGGTGGCTCACCCTTGGCGATGCCGTGCAGGATTGCGGTGCGGGGCTCCCGACTGCGCCCCGTCACGGGGGCGCTTCCCACGCTGGGCAATTCACGCGAGCGATTGAGGCTGTCAAAAATCCGTCCCATTTCGCAACTCCTGGCCGAGGGGGGAAAATCAGGCTGCCGAGCGTTTTTTGCGGCGCGTTGTGACCGGTGCCGGGGCCACTTCCACGCTGACTGACCCGGGGGCGTGAATCGACGGTGAATCGCTACCAATTTCAATTGACGGAATTGGGGTGAGGTCGGCGGGAATGTCCAGCGATTCCTCGATGCTGGTTTCCGGTTGCAGGCCGAATCGGGCCAGCACTTCCAATACCACCTCGGCATCCACGCAGCGGGTTTCGCATTCGATGGCCAATTTCAGGCAGGCGTACCCCAACTGATTGAGCAATCGCGGAAAGCCCCAGCTTTGTTGGGCCAAAAGCGTGAGCGCTTCGGGATCGAAGACCCGTTCCGGCCGTCCGCCTGCCGCCCGCACTTGATGCAGGAGATAATCGGCAGATTCTTGCGGATCGAGGGCATCGAGCATGGCGCGGGCGGCGATTCGCTGATCGCAGGCGACCAATTCTGGTGCCCGTAAGGTCTCCAACAATTGCGGTTGGCCAATCAGCACCACCTGAATGGCTTTGCCCGCGCGGCCGCTCAAATTGGTGAGCATCCGCAGTTCTTCCAGCAGCGTCGTGGGCAGCAGATGGGCTTCATCGCAGATGAGCAGCGTGCGGCCACCGGTGCGGAAATGCTCCAGGCAGTTTTCCATGAGGCTGAGTCGGCACTCTTGTTCGGTCAATCCCTGATACGGGAGTGCGAGATCGAACAGCACCGATTGAAACAGATCGCGTGGCGTGGTGAGGTTGCCGTGCGTGAGAATCACCCCGCGGGCGACTCCTTCCAGCCGAGAGAGAAGCTGCAAGCCCACGAGCGTCTTGCCCGTGCCGGGCTGACCAATCAGCAGGGCCATCCCTTCATCGTCTTGGATCGCCTCGGTGAGGCTGGTCAGAGCGCGCTCGTGCGATGTGGCCGGGTAGTAGGCTTCCAAATCCGGGGTGGGGCGAAACGGTCGGTGTGTCCAACCAAAATATTCCGTGACCATTGTATGCCATCCCCCGAACGATTCGCGGAAACAGTGGAGATTCAATCCTTTCTCGGTTATCGTCTGGGAATCGAAGTGACTTGAGCGGATCATCCGATCCTGCAAAATGTACCGATTGTGCAGATTTTACCGGGAATGGCATCGGAGTTTCGGCTTGCTCTGCGGTGAAAAGACCGTATAAGAGAGGACGCCACACGAACGGCACCACCATTCACGCATGGAGGCGGCGTAAGATGAGCAGGACGCTCTCTTTGACAGCGCAACGGATTTCATTGGCTCAACAACGGCTCGATCTTGGTCGGGCATCGGATGCTCGAACGATCCTGGAAGCTGTGCTGACCCTGCCGGAATTGCCCCGTGACGAAGCCGCTTTGGCGCATCGTCTGCTGGGCCAAATCTATCAGACTCTTCGCCGCGAAGCCTTGGCCCGCAAGCACTTCCGCGAATCCCTGCGATGCGATGACTCGGATTTTGACACCCGCTTGGCCTGGGTGGCCTCGCTGGAACGCGATCGCCGGATCGATCGTTCTCGCGTGCAACGGATGTATCGCCGCTTGCTGAAGCGATCGACCCGAAGTGCTGCTGCCTGGGCGGGTTACGGCCGAACGGCACTGCAACGAGGCGAGGATGCTCGCGGAGTTCGGGCGCTGCGCAAGGCCGTCTATCTGGCTCCGGAATCGCTCGAATATGTGGCCGATCTTGCGGATGCGCTCGTCGGCATGCGTCGGTTCGAATCCGCTCGCAAAGTCGTGATGGCAGCCCGATTCCGATTCCGCGATTCGGTCGCCGTTCAACGCATTTGGAACGATTTCTGCTTCGATGAGGCTCGCGCGAAACAGCGCACGCAAGCCGAACGCCAACTCCCCGAACTAGAACCGATCATTCTGCCGTTCCTGCGATTGGAAACCGGCACCTCCACGGCATTGCCCGGTGGCGGCATCCTGCGGGTGGATCGAGCCTCGCAATCGTTGCCGCATTTGGCCAAACTGCGGGCCTTCCGCCGCGGACCGAATCGCCTGGCGTGAGTTCGCCCAACCGCAACTACGAAAACGACCCAACCGCCTGGAGCATGCCTTGCCCCAGGCGGTTGTTGTTCGTGAAGCGGAATCGGATGGCCGAAGTCGCTGCGAATCAGCTTCCAATCGGCGGGGGCAGCGGTTGCAGCGTCAGCTTGCGGATGAACCATTCCGCACCCTTGGACTGCAACAGAATCTTGCCCGAATGCGGGGAGACCGTCTCCGCGCGGTTGATGATCACACCGCCGAGCATGACGGAAAGGCTTTGCTCGGCGCAGGAAATCACCAGCGTATTCCATTCGCCTGCGGGGCGTTCCAGGCTTTTCTTGCCGCGGAATCCGAGACGATCCTTCCATTCCGGATCGTGATTCAATCCGTACAGCACGCCCGAGGTCAGCGTTTGGCTGGGGCCGTTTTCCGTGTAAAAGAATCCGCCAATGCGTTTTTGCAGGGTGCCAGTCAGCGACACGGTTCCGAGTCGGCCCTGTGCCGGGATCAAATCGCCGGTGCTGCCTTCCTGAATCTGGACTTTGATGCCTTCCAGGGCATGGCGGTCGTGTGCGCCTTCGGCACCTTGGCCATGCACAAACACGCCCGCGGTGCGAGCGGCTTCTTCGCGCGGCGGATAGGTGCGTTTGCCCCATTTGTATTCGACACTCAGCGAATAATGGTTGAATTCGCGGGTGGTGATGAGGCCGCCATCGATCTCCCCGCTGATGCGGATGACGGTGTCTTCGCCATCGCGGACGACCGAAAAGACTTTTTGCGGGTCGCGGTTGATGCCCACCGGAGTGGTTTTGCCATACGGAATCCCCAGATAGGTGGAGAATCCGGTCAGGTCGGTGCCGTTGAATAATTCAATCGGCGCGGGTTCGGACTGGGGTTCGTCTTGCACCGCGTGAATCGGTCGGGGCAGCACGGCCAGGAGTGCCCCGAAACCGCACAGGCTCGGGAGCATCCAGCGAATGAGTCGGTTGTGGATCAATTGCATGCGTCCAATCTCCAGCAGGGGGCTTCGGTTCGGACGGGAGTTTATCGGCTCCAGGCATCGCGGAAGAAGCGAATCCAGTTGCCGTGGGTGATCGCTTGAATGTCGGCATCGGTATAGCCGCGACTGCGCAGCAATTCGGGGAATCGTTGCAGATCGGCGATGGTATCGAGATCGTGCGGGGATTGTTCGCGGCCAAACCCGCCGTCTAAGTCGGTGCCAATGGCCGCATGTCGGGTGTTGCCCGCGAGTTGGCAGACATGATCAATGTGGTCCACCACCGTGGCCAGCGTGACGTTGCGCGATTCCGGCGTCGATTCGCCACGCACCCAATTGGGCGACAGCATCCAGGTATCCATCGCTGCCCCAATGACCGCGCCGCGCTCGATGAGTCGG
This DNA window, taken from Tuwongella immobilis, encodes the following:
- a CDS encoding ExeA family protein, whose protein sequence is MVTEYFGWTHRPFRPTPDLEAYYPATSHERALTSLTEAIQDDEGMALLIGQPGTGKTLVGLQLLSRLEGVARGVILTHGNLTTPRDLFQSVLFDLALPYQGLTEQECRLSLMENCLEHFRTGGRTLLICDEAHLLPTTLLEELRMLTNLSGRAGKAIQVVLIGQPQLLETLRAPELVACDQRIAARAMLDALDPQESADYLLHQVRAAGGRPERVFDPEALTLLAQQSWGFPRLLNQLGYACLKLAIECETRCVDAEVVLEVLARFGLQPETSIEESLDIPADLTPIPSIEIGSDSPSIHAPGSVSVEVAPAPVTTRRKKRSAA
- a CDS encoding MarR family winged helix-turn-helix transcriptional regulator; amino-acid sequence: MEHDQVDHLMADWQSARPDLDGSALHLVGRIFVLAQHLEKRVNQVLAECGLTLGTFDILATLRRHSTEGGLTPTQLMRSVMLSSGGMTNRLDRLEEAGLIQRQATPDDRRGVLVLLTELGRAKIDQATEARFHEAAESLPNWEAGEAEELTRLLRKWLIALVPVAHESASESP
- a CDS encoding tetratricopeptide repeat protein; protein product: MSRTLSLTAQRISLAQQRLDLGRASDARTILEAVLTLPELPRDEAALAHRLLGQIYQTLRREALARKHFRESLRCDDSDFDTRLAWVASLERDRRIDRSRVQRMYRRLLKRSTRSAAAWAGYGRTALQRGEDARGVRALRKAVYLAPESLEYVADLADALVGMRRFESARKVVMAARFRFRDSVAVQRIWNDFCFDEARAKQRTQAERQLPELEPIILPFLRLETGTSTALPGGGILRVDRASQSLPHLAKLRAFRRGPNRLA
- a CDS encoding 3-keto-disaccharide hydrolase — translated: MQLIHNRLIRWMLPSLCGFGALLAVLPRPIHAVQDEPQSEPAPIELFNGTDLTGFSTYLGIPYGKTTPVGINRDPQKVFSVVRDGEDTVIRISGEIDGGLITTREFNHYSLSVEYKWGKRTYPPREEAARTAGVFVHGQGAEGAHDRHALEGIKVQIQEGSTGDLIPAQGRLGTVSLTGTLQKRIGGFFYTENGPSQTLTSGVLYGLNHDPEWKDRLGFRGKKSLERPAGEWNTLVISCAEQSLSVMLGGVIINRAETVSPHSGKILLQSKGAEWFIRKLTLQPLPPPIGS
- a CDS encoding cellulose synthase operon protein YhjQ/BcsQ, translated to MGRIFDSLNRSRELPSVGSAPVTGRSREPRTAILHGIAKGEPPLTPATPPPSREATPSTLPTPKREEDDVPYIEIGSASTGGTIFHLPPSMMPISKPVAPIAPIPAAAPAAAPISSPVAMNAKHGLPTLLPTLPAMAIKSRGEPTERPTLPMRKLFTIRFRALPEHLRRQPTREIGISPQVVTYHEPDHAISREYVALSREIEQQLGMHSPRTVVFASPMRGCGTSSVLMNLAVALARSPQRVLAIEGHTQNPALAAALGCATEPGLADLIGQSLPFNWSLHPTLQPHLHLLPTGRFTTSTPADAFATIHEPLGRRYDWLLVDSPLDAVLDWAPRSDAIYLVVPDDALESPLVTPWHNRLVAAGKLRGYILTQPVAN
- the ilvC gene encoding ketol-acid reductoisomerase — translated: MREIRIGSTVEVAVERSDYPPEKIQQILANETVAVLGYGVQGRGQSLNMRDNGVKVIVGQRKGGKAYDLAVGDGWVPGETLLDPEEAAAKGTIIQYLLSDAGQKEMWPKIKPHLTAGKALYFSHGFSIVFADQTHVIPPADIDVILCAPKGSGTTVRRLFLEGRGINSSFAIHQDATGRARERCLALGVAIGSGYLFETTFRKEVVSDLTGERGVLMGAIYGLWLAQYEVLREHGHSPSEAFNETVEEATQSLYPLIAEKGMDWMYANCSTTAQRGALDWFKKFAAASKPVFEELYESVANGTETRRTLEANSRPDYRETLEKELKEIADSEMWQAGIQVRALRPERQGKAD
- a CDS encoding cation diffusion facilitator family transporter, yielding MASHDPLQRAIRLSIAAAILTMLLKSLAYFFTGSVGFLSDALESGVNLVAAVTAFLTLAYAARPVDSTHTYGHEKIAYFSSGLEGVLIILAGLGIGGYAVQRLITPQPLQTLGLGTLLAGLASLINWWVGRHLMRVGREQHSIVLEADGEHLLTDVRSSIAVVLGVGLVWLTGWVVFDSLLALGVAGLIIQTGIQLIRRSFDGLMDHALPPADVATIRQVIEATLSPGTTFHALRTRQAGRDRFCDFHLLVPGALSVDSAHDLSEKIEAALQTALPRLQITIHIEPIEAPQSWTDHRLDGIEPPPTLELIRNDTPPSPPK